The Oncorhynchus tshawytscha isolate Ot180627B linkage group LG12, Otsh_v2.0, whole genome shotgun sequence genome includes a window with the following:
- the LOC112263664 gene encoding semaphorin-7A isoform X1, which produces MCPLALFAVFLGQFIFSVKASTLTHKPRVTLTDKDVSFLRIHVSWNNSHIELLQGPQDNIVYATDHINLFQTNFNSSKTSTMSPVFREECRSNDSTSPDCHYNITVLHKTNDPNQLFLCGTNGQQHTLCCYMNPSDDPFNCTRSKAIQNIQQHINETEPTLLIESSGVEEFYTTHSGTEGSVGINRFGKNRLWTDNSGTEQRYVSLVASGQREDRLQDRLYAFYIEKNRHPRLDSDLWVPRVAQVCMADRGGPKGYLQFRWTSKLSARLFCGYQDSRLSFTQLVDVNTVLAERWQDTRVYALFRNGWGMSAVCVYTIGDIDRIFKTSNFKGHTGSVPIPRPGKCVEDSTRLPMEVLKMVDKVSEMEECVTSKPLLVTHHYYHHIRVDRVQGKGNVLFLSLGNGGIHKVLERDGHAFVIAELQPFNYRAHILSMMLHSSTGKLYVGSSRELVQIDLGSCEQYGAQCEDCVLARDPYCGWDGHHCTTATNKTIQDVENGNHQVCSNISRGVTASKVYFPRSLVGAADGIRVSQSSKYFLHCPTLSSHAEYSWRHHGNTTATPCISRGSEHQCLLLIESMGPEQQGTYSCVSEERGYHRTLVQYQLQLDSGATGLASHRLPCLGLGLVLTLVLTLLC; this is translated from the exons ATGTGTCCGCTCGCGCTCTTTGCCGTCTTTTTAGGACAATTCATTTTTTCGGTGAAAGCTTCGACCCTTACCCACAAACCGAGAGTGACATTGACAGACAAAG ATGTGAGCTTCCTAAGAATCCACGTGTCTTGGAATAACAGCCATATAGAGCTCCTGCAGGGCCCTCAGGACAACATAGTATATGCTACAGACCACATAAACCTGTTCCAGACAAACTTCAACAGTTCTAAGACCTCTACAATG AGTCCTGTGTTTCGAGAGGAATGTAGAAGTAATGATTCCACATCACCA GACTGtcactataacatcactgttTTACACAAGACTAATGATCCAAACCAACTGTTCCTGTGTGGAACCAATGGACAACAACACACATTGTGCTGTTACATG AACCCATCAGACGACCCGTTTAACTGCACTCGATCCAAGGCCATCCAAAACATTCAACAACACATAAATGAAACAGAGCCAACACTCCTCATTG AATCTTCTGGGGTAGAGGAGTTCTACACCACTCACTCAGGCACAGAGGGTTCCGTGGGGATCAACAGGTTCGGGAAGAACAGACTATGGACAGACAATAGTGGAACAG AACAGAGATATGTGAGTTTGGTGGCTAGCGGGCAGAGAGAGGATCGTCTGCAGGACAGACTATATGCTTTCTACATAGAGAAGAACCGACACCCACGTTTGGACTCTGATCTCTGGGTTCCCCGGGTTGCTCAAGTCTGCATG GCCGATCGTGGAGGACCTAAGGGTTATCTGCAGTTCAGGTGGACCTCCAAGCTGAGTGCCAGGCTCTTCTGTGGATACCAAGACAGCAGGCTGTCCTTCACCCAGCTAGTGGACGTGAACACTGTTCTGGCAGAGAGGTGGCAGGATACCAGGGTCTATGCACTCTTCAGGAATGGCTG GGGTATGAGTGCTGTATGTGTCTACACCATAGGAGATATTGACCGCATCTTTAAAACCTCCAACTTCAAGGGACACACGGGGTCTGTCCCAATCCCACGACCTGGGAAG TGTGTTGAAGACAGTACTAGACTCCCCATGGAAGTCCTGAAGATGGTGGACAAGGTTTCAGAGATGGAGGAGTGTGTCACCAGTAAGCCTCTCCTGGTCACtcaccactattaccaccacaTCCGCGTGGACAGAGTCCAAGGCAAAGGGAATGTCCTGTTTCTGTCTCTAG GGAATGGAGGGATTCATAAGGTTCTGGAGAGGGATGGTCATGCCTTTGTCATCGCTGAGTTACAACCTTTTAACTACAGAGCACACATCCTCAGTATGATGTTGCACTCCTCCACG GGGAAGCTGTATGTGGGCTCCAGCAGAGAGCTGGTTCAGATTGACTTGGGCAGCTGTGAGCAGTATGGAGCCCAGTGTGAAGACTGTGTCCTGGCCAGAGACCCTTACTGTGGCTGGGATGGCCATCACTGCACCACAGCAACAAA TAAGACAATTCAGGATGTGGAGAACGGGAACCATCAGGTATGCAGCAACATATCCAGAGGAGTTACTGCAAGTAAAG TTTACTTTCCAAGGTCACTAGTTGGCGCTGCAGATGGAATCAGAGTTTCTCAATCTTCAAAGTACTTCCTCCATTGCCCAACCTTGTCCAGCCACGCTGAGTACAGCTGGAGGCACCATGGCAACACCACAGCAACACCGTGCATCTCCAGAGGGTCAGAGCACCAGTGTCTCCTGCTAATAGAGAGCATGGGCCCTGAGCAGCAGGGAACATACAGCtgtgtgtctgaggagaggggcTACCACAGGACTCTGGTGCAGTACCAGTTACAGCTGGACAGTGGGGC
- the LOC112263664 gene encoding semaphorin-7A isoform X2 → MSPVFREECRSNDSTSPDCHYNITVLHKTNDPNQLFLCGTNGQQHTLCCYMNPSDDPFNCTRSKAIQNIQQHINETEPTLLIESSGVEEFYTTHSGTEGSVGINRFGKNRLWTDNSGTEQRYVSLVASGQREDRLQDRLYAFYIEKNRHPRLDSDLWVPRVAQVCMADRGGPKGYLQFRWTSKLSARLFCGYQDSRLSFTQLVDVNTVLAERWQDTRVYALFRNGWGMSAVCVYTIGDIDRIFKTSNFKGHTGSVPIPRPGKCVEDSTRLPMEVLKMVDKVSEMEECVTSKPLLVTHHYYHHIRVDRVQGKGNVLFLSLGNGGIHKVLERDGHAFVIAELQPFNYRAHILSMMLHSSTGKLYVGSSRELVQIDLGSCEQYGAQCEDCVLARDPYCGWDGHHCTTATNKTIQDVENGNHQVCSNISRGVTASKVYFPRSLVGAADGIRVSQSSKYFLHCPTLSSHAEYSWRHHGNTTATPCISRGSEHQCLLLIESMGPEQQGTYSCVSEERGYHRTLVQYQLQLDSGATGLASHRLPCLGLGLVLTLVLTLLC, encoded by the exons ATG AGTCCTGTGTTTCGAGAGGAATGTAGAAGTAATGATTCCACATCACCA GACTGtcactataacatcactgttTTACACAAGACTAATGATCCAAACCAACTGTTCCTGTGTGGAACCAATGGACAACAACACACATTGTGCTGTTACATG AACCCATCAGACGACCCGTTTAACTGCACTCGATCCAAGGCCATCCAAAACATTCAACAACACATAAATGAAACAGAGCCAACACTCCTCATTG AATCTTCTGGGGTAGAGGAGTTCTACACCACTCACTCAGGCACAGAGGGTTCCGTGGGGATCAACAGGTTCGGGAAGAACAGACTATGGACAGACAATAGTGGAACAG AACAGAGATATGTGAGTTTGGTGGCTAGCGGGCAGAGAGAGGATCGTCTGCAGGACAGACTATATGCTTTCTACATAGAGAAGAACCGACACCCACGTTTGGACTCTGATCTCTGGGTTCCCCGGGTTGCTCAAGTCTGCATG GCCGATCGTGGAGGACCTAAGGGTTATCTGCAGTTCAGGTGGACCTCCAAGCTGAGTGCCAGGCTCTTCTGTGGATACCAAGACAGCAGGCTGTCCTTCACCCAGCTAGTGGACGTGAACACTGTTCTGGCAGAGAGGTGGCAGGATACCAGGGTCTATGCACTCTTCAGGAATGGCTG GGGTATGAGTGCTGTATGTGTCTACACCATAGGAGATATTGACCGCATCTTTAAAACCTCCAACTTCAAGGGACACACGGGGTCTGTCCCAATCCCACGACCTGGGAAG TGTGTTGAAGACAGTACTAGACTCCCCATGGAAGTCCTGAAGATGGTGGACAAGGTTTCAGAGATGGAGGAGTGTGTCACCAGTAAGCCTCTCCTGGTCACtcaccactattaccaccacaTCCGCGTGGACAGAGTCCAAGGCAAAGGGAATGTCCTGTTTCTGTCTCTAG GGAATGGAGGGATTCATAAGGTTCTGGAGAGGGATGGTCATGCCTTTGTCATCGCTGAGTTACAACCTTTTAACTACAGAGCACACATCCTCAGTATGATGTTGCACTCCTCCACG GGGAAGCTGTATGTGGGCTCCAGCAGAGAGCTGGTTCAGATTGACTTGGGCAGCTGTGAGCAGTATGGAGCCCAGTGTGAAGACTGTGTCCTGGCCAGAGACCCTTACTGTGGCTGGGATGGCCATCACTGCACCACAGCAACAAA TAAGACAATTCAGGATGTGGAGAACGGGAACCATCAGGTATGCAGCAACATATCCAGAGGAGTTACTGCAAGTAAAG TTTACTTTCCAAGGTCACTAGTTGGCGCTGCAGATGGAATCAGAGTTTCTCAATCTTCAAAGTACTTCCTCCATTGCCCAACCTTGTCCAGCCACGCTGAGTACAGCTGGAGGCACCATGGCAACACCACAGCAACACCGTGCATCTCCAGAGGGTCAGAGCACCAGTGTCTCCTGCTAATAGAGAGCATGGGCCCTGAGCAGCAGGGAACATACAGCtgtgtgtctgaggagaggggcTACCACAGGACTCTGGTGCAGTACCAGTTACAGCTGGACAGTGGGGC
- the LOC112263664 gene encoding semaphorin-4D isoform X3 produces MCPLALFAVFLGQFIFSVKASTLTHKPRVTLTDKDVSFLRIHVSWNNSHIELLQGPQDNIVYATDHINLFQTNFNSSKTSTMSPVFREECRSNDSTSPDCHYNITVLHKTNDPNQLFLCGTNGQQHTLCCYMNPSDDPFNCTRSKAIQNIQQHINETEPTLLIESSGVEEFYTTHSGTEGSVGINRFGKNRLWTDNSGTEQRYVSLVASGQREDRLQDRLYAFYIEKNRHPRLDSDLWVPRVAQVCMADRGGPKGYLQFRWTSKLSARLFCGYQDSRLSFTQLVDVNTVLAERWQDTRVYALFRNGWGMSAVCVYTIGDIDRIFKTSNFKGHTGSVPIPRPGKCVEDSTRLPMEVLKMVDKVSEMEECVTSKPLLVTHHYYHHIRVDRVQGKGNVLFLSLGNGGIHKVLERDGHAFVIAELQPFNYRAHILSMMLHSSTGKLYVGSSRELVQIDLGSCEQYGAQCEDCVLARDPYCGWDGHHCTTATNKTIQDVENGNHQFTFQGH; encoded by the exons ATGTGTCCGCTCGCGCTCTTTGCCGTCTTTTTAGGACAATTCATTTTTTCGGTGAAAGCTTCGACCCTTACCCACAAACCGAGAGTGACATTGACAGACAAAG ATGTGAGCTTCCTAAGAATCCACGTGTCTTGGAATAACAGCCATATAGAGCTCCTGCAGGGCCCTCAGGACAACATAGTATATGCTACAGACCACATAAACCTGTTCCAGACAAACTTCAACAGTTCTAAGACCTCTACAATG AGTCCTGTGTTTCGAGAGGAATGTAGAAGTAATGATTCCACATCACCA GACTGtcactataacatcactgttTTACACAAGACTAATGATCCAAACCAACTGTTCCTGTGTGGAACCAATGGACAACAACACACATTGTGCTGTTACATG AACCCATCAGACGACCCGTTTAACTGCACTCGATCCAAGGCCATCCAAAACATTCAACAACACATAAATGAAACAGAGCCAACACTCCTCATTG AATCTTCTGGGGTAGAGGAGTTCTACACCACTCACTCAGGCACAGAGGGTTCCGTGGGGATCAACAGGTTCGGGAAGAACAGACTATGGACAGACAATAGTGGAACAG AACAGAGATATGTGAGTTTGGTGGCTAGCGGGCAGAGAGAGGATCGTCTGCAGGACAGACTATATGCTTTCTACATAGAGAAGAACCGACACCCACGTTTGGACTCTGATCTCTGGGTTCCCCGGGTTGCTCAAGTCTGCATG GCCGATCGTGGAGGACCTAAGGGTTATCTGCAGTTCAGGTGGACCTCCAAGCTGAGTGCCAGGCTCTTCTGTGGATACCAAGACAGCAGGCTGTCCTTCACCCAGCTAGTGGACGTGAACACTGTTCTGGCAGAGAGGTGGCAGGATACCAGGGTCTATGCACTCTTCAGGAATGGCTG GGGTATGAGTGCTGTATGTGTCTACACCATAGGAGATATTGACCGCATCTTTAAAACCTCCAACTTCAAGGGACACACGGGGTCTGTCCCAATCCCACGACCTGGGAAG TGTGTTGAAGACAGTACTAGACTCCCCATGGAAGTCCTGAAGATGGTGGACAAGGTTTCAGAGATGGAGGAGTGTGTCACCAGTAAGCCTCTCCTGGTCACtcaccactattaccaccacaTCCGCGTGGACAGAGTCCAAGGCAAAGGGAATGTCCTGTTTCTGTCTCTAG GGAATGGAGGGATTCATAAGGTTCTGGAGAGGGATGGTCATGCCTTTGTCATCGCTGAGTTACAACCTTTTAACTACAGAGCACACATCCTCAGTATGATGTTGCACTCCTCCACG GGGAAGCTGTATGTGGGCTCCAGCAGAGAGCTGGTTCAGATTGACTTGGGCAGCTGTGAGCAGTATGGAGCCCAGTGTGAAGACTGTGTCCTGGCCAGAGACCCTTACTGTGGCTGGGATGGCCATCACTGCACCACAGCAACAAA TAAGACAATTCAGGATGTGGAGAACGGGAACCATCAG TTTACTTTCCAAGGTCACTAG